A stretch of Plesiomonas shigelloides DNA encodes these proteins:
- a CDS encoding BadF/BadG/BcrA/BcrD ATPase family protein gives MSEILYVGVDGGGTGCRARIRDQHGNNLGEGYAGSANILLGSELAMQAVQHAIGDATQQAGLTVRDYQRMHVCFALAGAEHQEAQDAFSRLPTSYARQVLITDALGACLGAWGGEDGAVLIAGTGSCGLLYRTGHITTLGGHEFPISDQGSGARLGLACIQQSLLAIEGITAASSLAEAIFSQFEQNIDNIVSWSKQALPRDYASFAPLIFQHAAHDHLAKQLLQDTARDIELLLDALLHKGAERVALMGSIGRHIQPWLQERYLARLQEPRFDAIDGAIFYARQHLPVIENVTSEID, from the coding sequence ATGTCTGAGATTTTGTATGTGGGCGTTGACGGCGGTGGCACCGGATGCCGCGCGCGGATCCGCGACCAGCACGGCAATAACTTGGGTGAAGGCTATGCCGGAAGCGCCAATATCCTGCTGGGCAGCGAGTTGGCGATGCAAGCCGTACAACATGCCATTGGCGATGCGACGCAACAAGCCGGCCTTACCGTGCGCGACTATCAACGTATGCACGTCTGCTTTGCGTTAGCAGGCGCTGAGCATCAAGAGGCGCAAGACGCCTTTTCGCGTCTACCGACCTCCTATGCACGTCAAGTCCTGATCACCGATGCCCTTGGAGCCTGTCTGGGTGCCTGGGGCGGTGAAGATGGCGCCGTCCTGATTGCCGGTACCGGCTCTTGCGGCCTGCTGTATCGTACCGGTCACATCACCACCCTCGGTGGCCATGAATTCCCCATCTCCGATCAAGGTAGCGGGGCCCGGTTAGGCTTGGCCTGTATCCAGCAATCACTGCTGGCTATCGAAGGCATTACGGCCGCTTCCAGTTTGGCCGAAGCGATTTTCAGTCAGTTCGAGCAGAACATCGACAATATTGTCAGCTGGTCAAAGCAAGCGCTGCCACGTGACTATGCCAGCTTTGCGCCGCTAATTTTCCAGCATGCTGCGCACGATCATCTGGCCAAACAACTGCTGCAAGATACCGCGCGTGACATCGAACTGCTGCTCGATGCCCTGCTGCATAAAGGCGCCGAGCGCGTTGCGCTGATGGGCAGTATTGGCCGCCACATCCAGCCTTGGCTGCAAGAGCGTTATTTGGCTCGTTTGCAAGAACCACGCTTTGATGCGATCGACGGCGCCATTTTTTATGCCCGTCAACATCTGCCGGTGATCGAGAATGTCACCAGTGAAATCGATTAA
- a CDS encoding glycoside hydrolase family 9 protein — translation MLLVNHLGYERHGAKQAVLQAPPGLRGQQAGLYREEDQVVVSQVAIVSQGAVPGWKNRYFYTLDFSDFQVCGRFYLQCGDYRSHTFTIGDGLALHATLSDVLHYFKSQRCSGRYDLHDRQAHFFDQPERDPVDLHGGWYDASGDVSKYLSHLSYANYMNPQQTPLVVWSLLQASELLANDSALKIQNLYHRLLDEALFGADFLVRMQDPNGYFYMTLFDRWSKQPQQREICSYATQAGHKATTYQAAFRQGGGMAIAALADASRQPRHGEYQQDDYLRAALSGYWHLREYNHQYLDDGCENILDEYCALLAASALYRATQDTRLQQESQYWAERLMQRQCSDAQYPYYWSANADGSRPFFHASDAGLPVLALVYHLQHSALPAQQAALQQTLRQAIEFELHITAEPFNPFGYPCQYVKGTHSEKRRSFFIPHDNESGYWWQGENARLASLASMAYAAKPYANAEQQPALTHYANDALHWILGRNPFDICMLDGTGHHNPTYLDAFPNAKGGVCNGITAGFEDEADLDFKPQPYDEDILQNWRWGEQWIPHAAWYLLAITYQYKEAHHV, via the coding sequence ATGCTGCTAGTAAACCATCTCGGCTACGAGCGGCACGGCGCAAAACAGGCGGTGCTGCAAGCACCGCCTGGTCTGCGCGGCCAGCAAGCCGGTCTATACCGTGAGGAAGACCAGGTAGTGGTGAGTCAGGTCGCCATCGTCAGTCAGGGCGCGGTCCCCGGCTGGAAAAACCGTTATTTCTACACTCTGGATTTTTCCGACTTTCAGGTATGTGGCCGCTTTTACCTGCAATGCGGCGATTATCGCTCCCATACTTTTACCATCGGTGACGGACTGGCGCTGCACGCCACGTTGTCCGATGTTTTGCACTATTTCAAATCCCAACGCTGTAGCGGACGCTACGATCTGCACGATCGTCAGGCGCACTTTTTTGATCAACCAGAGCGAGATCCGGTCGATCTGCATGGAGGTTGGTATGACGCCTCAGGGGATGTGAGTAAATACCTCAGCCATCTCTCGTATGCCAACTACATGAACCCGCAACAAACACCGCTGGTGGTGTGGAGTTTATTGCAAGCCAGCGAACTGTTGGCCAATGACTCGGCACTGAAAATCCAAAACCTGTATCACCGTCTGCTGGATGAAGCCCTGTTTGGCGCCGATTTTCTGGTACGCATGCAAGATCCCAACGGTTATTTCTACATGACGCTGTTCGATCGTTGGAGCAAACAGCCGCAGCAGCGCGAAATTTGCAGCTATGCAACCCAAGCCGGACATAAAGCGACCACTTACCAAGCGGCCTTCCGTCAAGGTGGCGGTATGGCGATTGCAGCGCTGGCTGATGCCTCCCGCCAGCCGCGTCACGGTGAATACCAGCAAGATGACTATCTGCGTGCGGCCTTAAGTGGCTATTGGCATCTGCGCGAATACAATCACCAGTATCTGGATGATGGCTGCGAAAATATTCTGGATGAGTATTGCGCCCTGCTGGCAGCCTCCGCGCTCTATCGCGCCACGCAAGATACCCGCTTGCAACAAGAGAGCCAGTACTGGGCCGAGCGTTTAATGCAGCGCCAATGCAGTGATGCACAATACCCGTACTACTGGTCTGCCAATGCCGATGGCTCGCGACCATTTTTCCATGCCTCGGATGCAGGATTACCGGTATTGGCGCTGGTGTATCACCTCCAGCACAGCGCCCTGCCCGCACAACAGGCCGCCTTGCAACAAACGCTGCGTCAAGCTATCGAGTTTGAGCTGCACATCACGGCCGAGCCGTTTAACCCGTTTGGCTATCCATGCCAATACGTCAAAGGCACCCACAGCGAAAAACGGCGTAGTTTCTTTATTCCACATGACAATGAAAGCGGTTACTGGTGGCAAGGCGAAAATGCCCGTTTAGCCTCTCTGGCCAGCATGGCCTATGCCGCAAAGCCGTACGCCAACGCCGAGCAACAACCGGCTCTAACCCACTATGCCAACGATGCGCTGCACTGGATTTTGGGCCGTAACCCGTTTGATATCTGCATGCTTGATGGCACAGGACACCACAACCCAACCTATTTGGATGCCTTCCCGAATGCCAAAGGGGGTGTCTGTAACGGCATTACCGCCGGTTTTGAGGATGAAGCCGATTTAGACTTCAAACCCCAACCGTACGATGAAGACATACTGCAAAACTGGCGCTGGGGAGAGCAATGGATCCCACATGCAGCCTGGTATTTATTAGCAATTACTTACCAGTACAAGGAGGCGCATCATGTCTGA
- a CDS encoding ABC transporter ATP-binding protein — protein sequence MSNIVELPIVEGKNLIKDFPINSHALNKPMMRALNDVSFKLYRRRALAVVGESGSGKSTTARIIAKMYHQNGGQITYKGRNIDDIKSRHDLLNYRAAIQMVWQDPFGSLNPTHTIYHHIARPLLLHKKVSSQAECRERVYQLLEQVGLVPVKATSEKYPHQLSGGQRQRVNIARNLAVEADVVLADEPTSMLDVSIRAGVLNLLEEMKHENDMAMMYITHDIATARYLAEDIAVMYVGHMVEWGDTEEVIHHPQHPYTKLLISAVPDPSKSIHAKLEGEKGEIPLWTPDSVGCPFAGRCTHATAKCTEALPEVTQLGSNHFVRCHLFTS from the coding sequence ATGTCGAATATCGTAGAACTGCCAATTGTTGAAGGGAAAAATCTGATTAAGGATTTCCCAATCAACAGCCATGCCCTCAACAAACCAATGATGCGGGCACTGAATGACGTGTCGTTTAAACTCTACCGCCGCCGTGCGCTGGCGGTAGTGGGTGAATCCGGCTCAGGTAAAAGTACCACCGCCCGGATCATCGCCAAGATGTACCACCAAAACGGCGGCCAGATCACCTATAAAGGCCGCAATATTGATGACATAAAATCCCGTCATGATCTGCTGAACTACCGGGCGGCAATTCAGATGGTGTGGCAAGATCCGTTCGGTTCATTGAACCCAACCCACACTATTTATCACCACATTGCGCGTCCACTGCTGCTGCACAAAAAAGTGAGCTCTCAGGCTGAGTGCCGTGAGCGCGTGTACCAGCTGCTAGAGCAAGTGGGTCTGGTACCGGTGAAAGCCACCTCAGAAAAATACCCGCACCAGCTCTCCGGCGGTCAACGTCAGCGGGTCAACATTGCTCGCAACTTAGCGGTAGAAGCCGATGTGGTACTGGCGGATGAACCGACCTCCATGCTGGACGTCTCGATTCGTGCTGGGGTGCTCAACTTACTGGAAGAGATGAAGCACGAAAACGACATGGCGATGATGTACATCACCCACGATATCGCCACCGCGCGTTATCTGGCAGAAGACATTGCCGTTATGTACGTTGGGCACATGGTGGAATGGGGTGATACCGAAGAGGTGATCCATCATCCTCAGCATCCGTACACCAAGCTGCTGATCTCGGCGGTACCGGATCCGAGCAAGAGTATCCACGCCAAGCTGGAAGGGGAAAAGGGCGAGATCCCGCTCTGGACACCAGACAGCGTCGGCTGTCCGTTCGCCGGACGCTGTACACACGCCACGGCCAAATGTACCGAAGCACTGCCCGAAGTGACTCAGCTTGGCAGTAACCACTTCGTTCGTTGCCACCTGTTTACATCATAA
- a CDS encoding ABC transporter ATP-binding protein, with protein MSKDIQLEIRNLCVDYITDAGDVRAVNNVSFDIKKGEIFGLAGESGCGKSTVAFSAMRLHKPPAFITGGEILFDGQDILKFSEAKMTKFRWESISMVFQSAMNSLNPVLTLEEQFCDVLMAHTNMTREQAIRRAEGLLEIVDIHPSRLRDYPHQFSGGMRQRLVIAIALALNPKLIIMDEPTTALDVVVQREILQKIYALKEEFGFSILFITHDLSLMVEFTDRIGIMYAGELAEVAPSKEILTKPYHPYTEGLSNSFPPMFGPKTPLTGIPGNPLNLLEIPVGCRFQARCPKATQQCFSEYTKLHQVEPHRFTNCHLFTQQAAQKLVVG; from the coding sequence ATGAGTAAGGATATTCAGCTGGAAATCCGCAACCTGTGCGTTGATTACATTACTGATGCCGGCGATGTGCGTGCGGTCAACAATGTCAGCTTTGATATCAAAAAAGGCGAGATCTTCGGTCTGGCCGGTGAGTCTGGTTGCGGTAAAAGTACCGTCGCCTTCTCAGCCATGCGACTGCACAAACCGCCTGCATTTATCACTGGCGGGGAGATCCTGTTCGATGGTCAGGATATTCTGAAATTCAGCGAAGCGAAGATGACCAAGTTTCGCTGGGAAAGCATCAGTATGGTGTTCCAAAGCGCCATGAACTCGCTCAACCCAGTACTGACGCTGGAAGAGCAGTTTTGTGACGTACTAATGGCCCACACCAACATGACTCGCGAACAGGCGATCCGCCGCGCCGAAGGTCTGCTGGAGATTGTGGATATCCACCCAAGCCGTCTGCGCGACTATCCGCACCAGTTCTCCGGCGGTATGCGCCAGCGTCTGGTAATTGCCATTGCTTTGGCGCTCAATCCAAAACTGATCATCATGGATGAGCCAACCACCGCACTGGACGTCGTCGTGCAGCGTGAGATCCTGCAAAAGATCTACGCCCTGAAAGAAGAATTCGGCTTCTCGATTCTGTTCATTACCCACGATCTGAGCTTGATGGTCGAGTTTACCGACCGGATCGGCATCATGTATGCCGGTGAACTGGCGGAAGTCGCGCCTTCCAAGGAGATCCTGACCAAGCCGTATCACCCGTACACCGAAGGGCTGTCCAACTCCTTCCCTCCGATGTTTGGTCCGAAGACGCCGCTAACTGGCATCCCAGGCAACCCGCTGAACTTACTGGAAATTCCGGTAGGCTGCCGCTTCCAGGCGCGCTGCCCGAAAGCCACACAGCAATGTTTCAGCGAGTACACCAAGCTGCATCAGGTTGAACCGCATCGATTTACCAACTGCCATCTGTTTACCCAGCAGGCTGCGCAAAAACTGGTTGTCGGGTAA
- a CDS encoding ABC transporter permease yields the protein MRMPNFVKIVLGNPKALVGSGIIIAFILLALSASFITTHVPDKRVGRPHEAPSAEHVMGTTRMGRDVMSQVIHGGKVSLAVGFGAGIIVCTLAVAMGVTAGYFGGKIDEVLTFFMNVMLVIPQLPLLFVLAAFIGQASPFVITLIIGFTSWAWGARVVRAQTMSLREKEFVKAAELLGEPSWRIILVEILPNLMSIIGASFIGSVMYAIMTEATLEYLGLGDPNIVSWGIMLYNVQTSSAILVGAWWEVVAPCLALIILVIGLALLNFAVDEIANPQLRSQKGMQRWKSMMRKQQEEIA from the coding sequence ATGCGTATGCCAAATTTTGTCAAAATTGTGCTCGGTAACCCGAAAGCACTGGTCGGATCCGGCATCATCATTGCCTTCATCCTGTTGGCGCTGTCGGCCTCGTTCATCACCACCCATGTGCCGGATAAGCGTGTTGGCCGTCCACACGAAGCGCCAAGTGCTGAACACGTCATGGGCACCACCCGTATGGGCCGTGACGTGATGAGCCAAGTGATCCACGGCGGTAAAGTTTCCCTCGCCGTAGGCTTTGGTGCCGGGATCATCGTTTGTACCCTCGCCGTTGCGATGGGTGTCACTGCCGGTTACTTCGGTGGCAAGATTGATGAAGTCCTGACTTTCTTTATGAACGTGATGCTGGTTATTCCGCAATTGCCGCTCTTGTTCGTCCTTGCAGCCTTTATCGGTCAGGCGAGTCCTTTCGTCATCACACTCATAATAGGCTTCACGTCATGGGCGTGGGGCGCACGGGTGGTACGCGCACAGACCATGTCACTGCGTGAGAAGGAGTTTGTTAAAGCCGCCGAATTGCTGGGTGAACCGTCTTGGCGCATCATTCTGGTCGAAATTCTGCCGAACCTGATGTCCATCATTGGTGCGTCCTTCATCGGCTCGGTGATGTACGCCATCATGACCGAAGCGACCTTGGAATACTTAGGTCTGGGTGACCCAAATATCGTTAGCTGGGGCATCATGCTGTACAACGTACAAACCTCCTCGGCCATTCTGGTCGGCGCCTGGTGGGAAGTGGTCGCACCATGTCTGGCTCTGATTATTCTGGTTATCGGTCTGGCTCTGCTGAACTTTGCCGTCGATGAAATTGCCAACCCGCAGCTGCGCTCACAAAAAGGCATGCAACGCTGGAAGTCTATGATGCGTAAACAGCAGGAGGAAATAGCATGA
- a CDS encoding ABC transporter permease — translation MGFFIRRLSFYLVAFMVAATINFALPRAMPGDPVTMMFASATAQVTPEKIEALKKMFGFVDAPLWEQYLTYIKSIFSGNLGVSTQFFPATVNDVLASAFGWSLFLAGTAIIVAFAIGSVMGIFAAWFRGSRYDSFASPLMMVFQAVPPVVVALLALFIFGVGLQWFPTSYAFTPGSEPEFSLAFISDVMYHAILPVGCAALIQVGGFLITMRNNMINLLNEDFITMAKAKGLSQNRVVFNYAARNAILPTVTALSMALGTAIGGQLIIEIVFNYPGLGTVLYKAILARDYQVIQGQLLLMCIFMLAFNFIADLLYVVLDPRLRKGGN, via the coding sequence ATGGGCTTTTTTATTAGACGTTTATCGTTTTATCTCGTCGCATTTATGGTCGCCGCGACGATTAATTTTGCGCTTCCTCGCGCAATGCCGGGTGATCCCGTCACCATGATGTTTGCTTCTGCCACCGCGCAGGTAACGCCGGAAAAAATCGAAGCACTGAAAAAAATGTTCGGGTTTGTGGATGCGCCTCTTTGGGAGCAGTACCTGACCTATATCAAGAGTATCTTCAGCGGTAACTTGGGCGTATCGACCCAGTTCTTCCCTGCCACTGTTAACGATGTACTGGCCTCGGCATTTGGTTGGTCACTGTTCCTCGCCGGTACCGCGATTATCGTCGCCTTTGCCATCGGCTCCGTAATGGGGATCTTCGCCGCTTGGTTCCGTGGCAGCCGTTATGACTCTTTTGCTTCGCCACTGATGATGGTGTTCCAAGCAGTGCCACCGGTGGTGGTTGCACTGTTGGCTCTGTTCATCTTTGGGGTCGGTCTGCAATGGTTCCCGACCAGCTACGCCTTTACTCCAGGCTCCGAGCCCGAGTTTAGTCTGGCATTCATCTCCGATGTCATGTACCACGCCATTTTGCCAGTGGGTTGCGCCGCGCTGATTCAGGTTGGGGGCTTCCTGATCACCATGCGTAACAACATGATTAACTTGCTGAACGAAGACTTCATCACCATGGCCAAAGCCAAAGGCTTGAGCCAGAACCGTGTGGTATTCAACTACGCAGCACGTAACGCCATCCTGCCAACCGTAACTGCACTGTCGATGGCACTGGGTACCGCAATCGGTGGTCAGCTGATTATCGAGATTGTCTTTAACTACCCGGGCCTTGGCACCGTGCTCTACAAAGCCATTTTGGCACGTGACTATCAGGTCATTCAGGGACAACTGCTGTTGATGTGTATCTTTATGCTGGCCTTCAACTTCATCGCTGACCTGCTGTACGTCGTTCTGGATCCACGTCTGCGTAAGGGAGGAAACTAA
- a CDS encoding ABC transporter substrate-binding protein codes for MLRKTKIAVALLAAVTSGLSATATVAAEKSMVTIVPDFFTAFVRNFNPYLNTSLRTTNDFIYEPLVVFNEMKGNEPVFRLATGFTMAPDLKSITFDIRDGVKWSDGQPFTADDVVFSFDMVKKHPEMDSVGIYKWISKAEKVGPNKVKFDLVEVNTAVANEIVKVPVVAKHVWEKVKDPVTFTNENPVGTGPYTQIETFTPQLYVQCENPNYWQKDQVKVDCLRMPQIANNDQLLAKIVNSELDWTSSFIPDIDRTYAAASPNHKYWYTPAGTTAFVLNYTSPNAAVNEAINNVDFRRAFSMALDRQAIIDIAAYGNGVVNDYASGIGPAFKNWASEDTHNKYKPFMTHDVKGAKELLAKAGFKDTNGDGFVETPSGKKLELTVISPNGWTDFNNVVQLGVEQLADVGIKAKAATPEFAVLNTKMAKGDYDAAFTNYFHGPTPFKYFDTAFNSKYQGGEQFGRFAMHHYKDAELDKLLDSFNKTADKKEQHEIMNKIQERIASQQITIPVYSGVEFFQYNTKRFDGWFNEKNPVARPQIWNGYPERLLQVLSLTPKQS; via the coding sequence ATGCTTAGGAAGACTAAAATTGCGGTAGCACTGTTAGCAGCAGTCACATCTGGCCTCTCCGCAACTGCAACTGTTGCGGCAGAAAAATCAATGGTAACCATTGTGCCTGATTTTTTCACCGCGTTTGTTAGAAACTTTAACCCGTACCTGAACACCTCACTGCGTACCACTAATGACTTCATCTATGAACCATTAGTCGTATTCAACGAAATGAAAGGCAACGAGCCGGTATTCCGTCTGGCCACTGGTTTTACCATGGCACCGGATCTGAAGAGCATCACTTTCGACATCCGTGATGGCGTGAAATGGTCTGATGGACAACCATTCACTGCTGATGACGTCGTGTTCTCTTTCGACATGGTCAAAAAGCACCCAGAAATGGATTCCGTAGGTATCTACAAGTGGATCTCTAAAGCAGAGAAAGTTGGCCCGAACAAGGTCAAGTTTGATCTGGTAGAAGTGAACACTGCGGTTGCCAACGAAATCGTTAAGGTTCCAGTCGTTGCTAAGCACGTATGGGAAAAAGTCAAAGATCCAGTGACTTTCACCAACGAAAACCCTGTCGGTACCGGTCCTTATACCCAGATCGAGACTTTCACTCCGCAACTGTACGTACAGTGTGAAAACCCGAACTACTGGCAAAAAGACCAGGTTAAAGTTGACTGTCTGCGCATGCCGCAAATCGCCAACAACGATCAGCTGCTGGCTAAGATCGTTAACAGCGAGCTGGACTGGACGTCTTCCTTCATTCCTGACATCGACCGTACTTATGCTGCGGCATCACCAAACCACAAGTACTGGTATACCCCAGCAGGTACTACTGCATTCGTTCTGAACTACACCAGCCCGAACGCGGCAGTGAACGAAGCCATTAACAACGTTGACTTCCGCCGCGCCTTCTCCATGGCTCTGGATCGTCAAGCTATCATCGACATCGCGGCCTACGGTAACGGTGTGGTGAACGACTACGCTTCCGGTATTGGTCCAGCATTCAAAAACTGGGCAAGCGAAGATACTCACAACAAGTACAAGCCATTCATGACGCACGACGTGAAAGGCGCTAAAGAGCTGCTGGCGAAAGCAGGCTTTAAAGATACTAACGGTGACGGCTTCGTAGAAACCCCAAGCGGTAAGAAACTGGAACTGACCGTAATCAGCCCGAACGGCTGGACTGACTTCAACAACGTAGTACAGCTGGGTGTAGAACAACTGGCTGACGTCGGTATCAAAGCGAAAGCGGCCACTCCTGAATTTGCTGTCCTGAACACCAAGATGGCGAAAGGTGACTACGATGCAGCGTTCACCAACTACTTCCACGGTCCAACACCGTTCAAGTATTTCGATACCGCGTTCAACTCGAAGTACCAAGGTGGCGAGCAGTTCGGTCGCTTCGCTATGCACCACTACAAAGATGCTGAGCTGGACAAACTGCTGGACTCTTTCAACAAGACCGCAGACAAGAAAGAACAGCATGAGATCATGAATAAGATCCAAGAGCGCATCGCGTCTCAGCAGATCACTATTCCGGTCTACAGTGGCGTAGAGTTCTTCCAGTACAACACCAAGCGTTTCGACGGCTGGTTTAACGAGAAGAACCCGGTTGCCCGTCCACAAATCTGGAACGGCTACCCAGAGCGTTTACTGCAAGTACTGTCTCTGACTCCTAAGCAGTCTTAA